A DNA window from Schistocerca gregaria isolate iqSchGreg1 chromosome 2, iqSchGreg1.2, whole genome shotgun sequence contains the following coding sequences:
- the LOC126336598 gene encoding putative uncharacterized protein DDB_G0271606 — MRPTLVAAALPLLLITCVALVGPSAGLPARASSGRPRPRADDLIAGTDFLSVFIGSSLPRTPQKVAKPRLRDSTTAPEDIGFGARLAPKSSSTTLTSSRATPTPFSATTESPLSGPSTRHQDYSSTYDKPPAESDGETFQSSTEPTQRIEDSASELHYRTYPPQNSPTTSDVTLPPDSSISVVTDIVTSKQELISLTAGDPNDGDQHASDGVLSASRITSFYVQHQDENTRGTQHRSPHQTSTNGAYHSSSPHNSVPDPNVHYQSSTGRGAETGSLFHSSVGPSPSYHTVTLHEQRQDHSYQGHSTAFPQSTSNSWFSSHPTQATQIVVNHPGQPTSRPESSTVQQVISVRVSSSVVQGPSSPPNTARSKPFGTAQPSDSPFHHSSESSSHDNFVSSRTEDDGARQYSQTSLPDSAQASQERAVEDQQQVVPTSLVTEDQPAATAVQRSQFSVEESSPSDISALHAQRDHHNRQHNYHDDGSDQTIATVVEVPAPAVVNYESRVSSPTSNSRVQFYSGPPPSQPEPVRRHGWTPQRGRKSFGHQGQQQQQQQQQHHQQQQSQQQQDQQSPAHHHQSHSEPSEHNYEQPEQNYEVDEQLSVVTNGRAHGIQPQDASQTTQPSTAPVSAPENPQVDSAGNKAGYVVEGRGFRKYRVEERTPDGFIVGEYGVVNSEGDPLRAVRYTADGTAPTKLIDQALSHFLSL, encoded by the exons ATCACGTGCGTGGCACTAGTGGGGCCGAGCGCGGGCCTACCCGCCCGCGCTTCCTCGGGGCGGCCCCGCCCACGAGCAGACGACCTGATCGCGGGGACCGACTTCCTGTCGGTGTTCATCGGGTCGTCACTGCCGCGGACTCCCCAGAAGGTGGCCAAACCCAGGTTGCGGGACTCCACCACGGCGCCGGAGGACATCGGCTTCGGTGCCCGCCTGGCGCCCAAGAGCTCCAGCACAACTTTGACCTCTTCCCGCGCCACCCCGACGCCCTTTAGCGCTACCACCGAGAGCCCACTCTCTGGCCCGTCCACCCGCCACCAAGATTACAGCAGCACGTACGACAAACCACCGGCAGAAAGCGACGGCGAGACGTTCCAGTCTTCTACAGAACCCACCCAGCGGATCGAGGATTCCGCTTCCGAACTCCACTACAGGACTTACCCGCCACAGAACTCTCCCACGACGTCCGACGTCACCCTTCCTCCCGACAGCAGTATATCGGTAGTCACAGATATCGTCACATCGAAACAGGAACTGATATCACTTACCGCCGGAGACCCTAATGATGGCGACCAACACGCCAGTGACGGCGTACTCTCTGCGTCGAGGATCACCAGCTTCTATGTGCAGCATCAGGATGAAAACACACGTGGCACTCAGCATCGTAGCCCTCACCAAACCTCAACGAATGGTGCATACCACAGCAGTAGTCCGCACAATTCTGTGCCAGACCCTAATGTCCACTATCAGTCGTCAACAGGTCGAGGTGCCGAGACAGGAAGCCTGTTTCACAGCAGTGTTGGTCCCAGTCCCAGCTATCACACTGTAACGCTCCACGAGCAGCGTCAAGACCACAGTTACCAGGGACACAGTACTGCCTTTCCCCAGTCCACCTCCAATTCGTGGTTCTCCTCCCATCCCACTCAAGCTACTCAAATAGTTGTTAACCACCCTGGACAGCCGACTTCTCGGCCCGAAAGTTCGACAGTACAACAAGTAATCTCCGTCCGGGTCTCTTCGTCGGTTGTGCAGGGTCCCTCATCACCGCCCAACACTGCACGAAGTAAACCGTTCGGTACAGCTCAACCGAGCGATTCTCCATTTCACCACAGCAGTGAATCTTCCAGTCACGACAATTTTGTCTCTAGTCGGACGGAAGATGATGGTGCGAGGCAGTACTCGCAGACGTCGTTGCCCGATTCTGCACAGGCGTCTCAAGAACGAGCCGTGGAGGACCAGCAGCAGGTGGTTCCCACGTCACTCGTGACCGAGGACCAGCCGGCGGCGACGGCTGTACAGCGCAGCCAGTTCAGCGTCGAGGAGTCCTCCCCATCGGATATCTCGGCGTTGCACGCGCAGCGAGACCACCACAACAGGCAGCACAACTACCACGACGATGGCAGCGACCAGACGATCGCCACAGTGGTAGAGGTGCCAGCGCCCGCCGTGGTCAACTACGAGTCACGCGTGTCGTCGCCCACATCCAACAGCCGCGTCCAGTTCTACAGCGGGCCGCCGCCGAGCCAACCCGAGCCGGTGAGGCGCCACGGTTGGACTCCTCAGCGCGGTCGCAAGAGTTTCGGTCACCAaggccaacagcagcagcagcagcagcagcagcaccatcaACAACAGCAGTCGCAGCAGCAGCAAGACCAGCAGTCGCCAGCTCACCACCATCAGAGCCACTCTGAACCCTCAGAGCACAACTACGAGCAACCCGAACAGAACTATGAGGTGGACGAGCAGCTGAGTGTAGTCACCAATGGCCGTGCACACGGCATCCAGCCCCAAGACGCGTCGCAAACCACTCAGCCCTCGACGGCCCCTGTGTCTGCGCCAGAAAATCCGCAG GTGGACAGCGCAGGCAACAAGGCCGGCTATGTGGTGGAGGGTCGCGGCTTCCGCAAGTACCGCGTCGAGGAACGAACCCCGGACGGCTTCATCGTGGGCGAGTACGGCGTCGTCAACAGCGAGGGCGACCCCCTGAGGGCGGTGCGCTACACGGCCGACGGCACCGCCCCTACCAAGCTCATCGACCAGGCGCTTAGCCACTTCCTCTCCCTCTGA